The Coffea arabica cultivar ET-39 chromosome 4e, Coffea Arabica ET-39 HiFi, whole genome shotgun sequence genome includes a window with the following:
- the LOC113742641 gene encoding ras-related protein RHN1 yields MARPGNKIIHAKMVLVGDMGTGKTSLVLRFVKGQFFQHQEPTVGAAFFTQILSLPEATLKFDIWDTAGQERYHSLAPMYYRGAAAAIVVYDITSMDTFLRAKKWVEELKRQGNPNLVMALVANKQDLEPNREVNFEEGEQFSEENGMFFTETSAKTALNINELFYEMAKKLAKAAPLQPTGIRLQSNTQSRRAFFCCSR; encoded by the exons GTACTAGTCGGGGACATGGGAACTGGAAAAACCAGCTTGGTCCTGAGATTTGTAAAAGGTCAATTTTTTCAGCACCAG GAACCCACTGTTGGTGCTGCTTTCTTTACTCAGATATTGTCTTTGCCTGAGGCCACTTTGAAATTTGATATATGGGACACTGCTGGACAGGAAAGATACCATAGCTTAGCTCCAATGTATTACCGGGGTGCGGCAGCAGCCATTGTTGTCTATGACATCACAAGCATG GACACCTTTTTACGTGCAAAAAAGTGGGTCGAAGAATTAAAAAGACAAG GTAATCCGAATCTCGTGATGGCTTTGGTGGCAAATAAACAAGATTTGGAACCCAATAGGGAGGTCAACTTTGAG GAAGGCGAGCAATTCTCAGAAGAAAATGGGATGTTCTTCACAGAAACATCAGCAAAAACTGCCCTTAATATCAACGAGCTCTTTTATGAAATGG CAAAAAAATTGGCAAAAGCTGCGCCATTGCAGCCAACAGGAATACGTCTGCAAAGCAACACACAGAGTCGGAGAGCCTTTTTTTGTTGCTCCCGGTaa